One window of Bacillus sp. THAF10 genomic DNA carries:
- a CDS encoding cell wall-binding repeat-containing protein, whose product MKTKLIMVLSLVLMVTSFSTTGKVYGNNEITYGHCEMTIPMTNVGFENSVNATNHCEEVIWGYFGAGEFHLSGAYSGVVEYSGQQFTISNPFSPNIHEILTVYLEDTKGEEVKGAIRLSGSTRLDTALAVSKQAFAEGLPHPEKSIILARSDNPADALAASSLSGVKMAPILLTKSSSIDQSVLNEIKRLNPKKIYMLGGNSAISSSIEKKLETLGYDTHRIAGNTRYETAAKINDISMSVSKSVTNAIIANGLTIADALAASASAALTGTPIYLAKKDTMPIDLPKNIKTVDVYGGTAVISESVTKKLEKQGIKVNRVSGANRYETSVKAAEKITAAIPKVILVRGNSTSSTKADYPDAVVASSLASRFGAQILLVHPTKVNEQVKKHLQKHQGRVYVLGGQNAIPDDMLNLLGVGGNE is encoded by the coding sequence TTGAAAACAAAACTAATTATGGTGCTAAGCTTAGTATTAATGGTCACTTCTTTTAGCACAACGGGTAAGGTTTACGGAAACAATGAAATTACATACGGGCATTGTGAAATGACCATTCCGATGACAAACGTCGGTTTTGAAAATAGTGTAAATGCTACCAACCATTGTGAGGAAGTAATTTGGGGTTATTTTGGCGCAGGAGAATTCCATTTGAGCGGAGCGTATAGTGGTGTAGTTGAATATAGTGGGCAGCAATTTACCATTTCCAATCCATTTTCACCTAATATTCATGAAATATTGACAGTCTATCTCGAAGATACAAAGGGTGAAGAAGTGAAGGGAGCTATTCGGCTTTCTGGTAGCACACGTTTAGATACTGCGCTTGCAGTATCAAAGCAAGCTTTTGCGGAGGGATTGCCTCATCCAGAAAAATCTATTATTCTCGCTAGATCGGATAACCCTGCGGATGCTCTTGCAGCGTCTAGTTTATCAGGAGTGAAAATGGCTCCAATTTTATTAACCAAATCATCTAGCATTGATCAATCCGTGCTTAATGAAATAAAAAGATTAAATCCTAAGAAAATCTATATGTTAGGTGGAAACTCGGCAATAAGTAGTTCAATTGAAAAAAAACTAGAAACTCTAGGGTATGATACCCACCGGATTGCAGGAAACACACGCTATGAAACAGCTGCAAAAATCAATGACATATCTATGAGCGTTTCTAAATCAGTTACAAATGCTATCATTGCAAATGGTCTTACTATTGCAGATGCCTTAGCTGCTTCCGCAAGTGCGGCATTGACAGGAACACCTATTTATCTAGCAAAGAAAGACACAATGCCTATTGACCTTCCAAAAAATATTAAAACCGTGGATGTTTATGGAGGAACTGCTGTTATTTCAGAAAGTGTAACAAAAAAACTAGAAAAGCAAGGAATTAAAGTAAATCGGGTTTCAGGTGCCAATAGATATGAAACAAGTGTGAAAGCAGCAGAAAAAATAACTGCAGCAATTCCAAAAGTCATTCTTGTTAGAGGGAATTCTACCTCTTCAACTAAGGCGGATTATCCTGATGCGGTAGTCGCTTCTAGTTTGGCTAGTAGATTTGGTGCGCAAATACTATTAGTTCATCCAACGAAGGTAAATGAACAAGTCAAAAAGCATTTACAGAAACATCAAGGACGTGTATATGTGCTTGGTGGACAAAATGCCATTCCAGACGATATGTTGAATCTTTTAGGTGTTGGAGGAAATGAGTAG
- a CDS encoding cupin domain-containing protein, whose product MYNPYQYWNASYAYPASNYYRGLQNHYYSPYQSPYYPRITIQDFGPYPYVLNIDEATKQNDTFRTALWTGEHLQVTLMSIPVGGDIGLEIHPDTDQFLRLEAGQGLVMMGDSPNNLDFRQQVYDDYAILIPAGTWHNVVNMGNQPLKLYSIYAPPHHPFGTVHKTQQDAIDAEEGN is encoded by the coding sequence ATGTACAATCCATACCAATATTGGAATGCATCCTACGCTTATCCTGCATCAAATTATTATCGAGGTTTACAAAATCATTATTACTCGCCTTACCAATCACCGTATTATCCAAGAATTACAATTCAGGATTTTGGTCCTTATCCTTATGTTTTAAACATCGATGAGGCAACCAAACAAAATGACACATTTCGAACGGCCCTTTGGACAGGAGAGCATCTTCAGGTAACCCTGATGAGCATCCCTGTTGGAGGGGATATTGGACTTGAAATACATCCAGATACCGATCAGTTCTTAAGATTAGAAGCAGGGCAAGGATTGGTAATGATGGGAGATAGTCCTAATAATCTTGACTTCCGGCAACAGGTCTACGACGATTATGCCATTCTGATTCCAGCAGGAACATGGCATAATGTTGTCAACATGGGGAACCAGCCGCTCAAGCTGTATTCCATTTATGCACCTCCACATCATCCGTTTGGTACTGTGCATAAAACCCAGCAGGATGCCATAGATGCAGAGGAAGGTAATTAA
- a CDS encoding (Fe-S)-binding protein: MTTSSEKTSIQQKFKERMDQDELLNCMRCGFCLPSCPTYVESGFQESHSPRGRIALMKAVVDGVIEPDEDVERTLDLCLGCRACEPVCPSGVKYGHLLEEARDIINQNKIHSLPIRLVRKAAFDGLFPHQNRLRWMTGMLGVYQRSGLQAAVHKAGILNVLPDSLATMEKVLPKVPTMKQMKDRPTQLAPFAPKQKRVAFFSGCLMDTMFLETNNATMNLLQHAGCEIIIPPSQNCCGALHGHSGEKSKAKELAKRNIEAFEELDADYIITNAGGCGAFLVDYDHLLKDDPVWANRAVAFKAKIKDISAVLVELDFHRNQKLTVEKQRVTYQDSCHLRNVQGTFLQPRLLLQAVNGAEFIEMKDADRCCGSAGIYNIVESEMSMQILNHKMEKVAESEATTIVTANPGCLLQMKLGIEREGLSGIFRAVHIVDFLWEALQKEKENSA, encoded by the coding sequence ATGACAACCTCATCAGAAAAAACCTCCATCCAACAAAAATTTAAAGAGCGTATGGATCAAGACGAACTCCTCAATTGTATGCGTTGCGGCTTTTGTCTTCCCTCCTGTCCTACCTATGTCGAGTCAGGCTTTCAAGAGTCACATTCTCCAAGGGGACGAATTGCCCTCATGAAGGCAGTGGTCGATGGGGTGATTGAGCCCGATGAAGATGTGGAACGAACACTTGACCTTTGTCTTGGATGTCGTGCCTGTGAGCCTGTGTGTCCATCTGGAGTCAAATATGGTCACCTGCTCGAGGAAGCTCGTGATATCATCAATCAAAATAAAATCCACTCCCTGCCTATACGGTTAGTAAGAAAGGCTGCATTTGACGGTTTGTTTCCTCACCAAAACCGACTAAGATGGATGACTGGGATGCTAGGAGTCTATCAACGTTCCGGTTTACAAGCGGCCGTGCATAAAGCTGGAATTTTGAACGTGTTGCCTGATAGTCTAGCAACAATGGAAAAAGTGTTACCAAAAGTACCCACTATGAAACAGATGAAAGATCGCCCCACTCAGCTTGCTCCGTTCGCACCAAAGCAAAAGCGCGTCGCCTTTTTCTCAGGCTGTTTAATGGACACTATGTTTCTTGAAACAAACAATGCAACCATGAACCTTTTGCAGCATGCAGGCTGTGAAATTATCATTCCACCCTCCCAAAATTGCTGTGGTGCTCTCCATGGCCATAGTGGTGAGAAAAGCAAAGCAAAGGAACTTGCAAAAAGAAACATTGAAGCCTTTGAAGAACTAGATGCAGATTACATCATTACTAATGCAGGAGGCTGCGGTGCGTTTCTTGTTGATTACGATCACCTCTTAAAAGATGACCCTGTATGGGCAAATAGGGCTGTAGCGTTCAAAGCAAAAATAAAAGACATTTCCGCAGTCTTGGTGGAGCTTGATTTTCACAGAAACCAAAAACTTACTGTTGAGAAGCAGCGCGTCACCTATCAGGATTCCTGTCACCTTCGTAACGTGCAAGGAACCTTTTTACAACCGAGGCTGCTATTACAAGCTGTGAATGGTGCGGAATTCATCGAAATGAAGGATGCCGATCGATGCTGTGGATCTGCAGGAATATATAATATAGTGGAATCTGAAATGTCGATGCAAATTCTTAATCATAAAATGGAAAAAGTAGCAGAAAGTGAAGCAACCACCATTGTTACCGCCAACCCAGGCTGTCTTTTACAAATGAAGCTTGGGATTGAGCGCGAAGGACTTAGTGGTATTTTTCGCGCTGTGCATATTGTGGATTTCCTTTGGGAAGCCTTGCAAAAAGAAAAGGAGAACTCAGCTTGA
- the glcD gene encoding glycolate oxidase subunit GlcD — translation MITKEIKQKFIEIVGAENYRDSMSEKLVYSYDATPNYQSMPDAIIVPRNTQEVSEIVKVCNINKIPLVPRGSGTNLCAGTCPTEGGIVLLFTHMNRILELDEENLTISVQPGLITLDLIHAVEAIGLFYPPDPSSMKISTIGGNINENSGGLRGLKYGVTRDYVLGLEAVMPNGDIIRTGGKLAKDVAGYDLTRLLVGSEGTLAIVTEATLKLVPMPETKQTMLALYQDLEAAAQTVSTIISNKIIPATLEFLDQPTLEVVEDFARIGLPTDVKAVLLIEQDGPQEVVLRDMKKIQELCISSGAVSVEMAQTELEAEALRTARRSALSALARLKPTTILEDATVPRSEIAKMVKAINEIAVKHDVKICTFGHAGDGNLHPTVATDARDQEEMERVEAAFEDIFAKAIELGGTITGEHGVGMMKAPYLEWKLGTEGVSAMKAIKLAFDPNNIMNPGKVFAKEARKRVVVSG, via the coding sequence GTGATCACGAAAGAGATAAAACAGAAATTCATCGAAATCGTTGGTGCTGAAAACTACCGTGATAGCATGTCAGAAAAGCTTGTCTATTCCTATGACGCAACTCCTAACTATCAAAGCATGCCTGATGCCATCATTGTTCCTAGAAATACACAAGAAGTTTCCGAGATTGTAAAAGTATGCAACATAAATAAGATCCCTCTAGTACCTAGAGGGTCTGGTACTAACCTTTGTGCAGGGACCTGTCCAACAGAAGGTGGCATTGTTCTTCTTTTTACTCATATGAACAGAATACTAGAATTAGATGAAGAAAATTTGACCATTTCCGTTCAACCTGGTCTGATTACACTAGATTTGATCCATGCAGTAGAAGCCATAGGGTTGTTTTATCCGCCAGACCCAAGCTCCATGAAAATCTCCACCATTGGCGGCAATATCAATGAAAACTCAGGTGGACTTCGCGGCCTTAAATACGGAGTAACAAGAGATTATGTACTGGGCTTGGAAGCTGTGATGCCAAATGGAGACATCATTCGGACTGGAGGGAAGCTAGCCAAAGATGTTGCCGGCTATGACCTTACCCGGCTGTTGGTAGGCTCGGAAGGAACACTTGCCATTGTCACAGAAGCTACGCTAAAGCTTGTTCCAATGCCAGAAACAAAACAAACCATGCTCGCACTCTATCAGGATCTCGAGGCTGCAGCACAAACGGTATCTACCATCATCTCCAACAAAATTATTCCAGCAACTTTGGAGTTTTTGGACCAACCGACCCTTGAAGTGGTAGAAGATTTCGCTAGGATTGGATTACCAACAGATGTGAAAGCTGTTCTTTTAATTGAGCAGGACGGGCCGCAAGAGGTCGTTTTGCGTGATATGAAAAAAATTCAGGAACTCTGCATATCATCAGGGGCAGTTTCAGTAGAAATGGCGCAAACGGAACTAGAGGCAGAAGCACTCCGTACCGCACGCCGCTCCGCCCTTTCAGCGCTCGCTCGGCTAAAACCAACCACTATCTTAGAGGACGCAACCGTTCCTCGCTCTGAAATTGCAAAAATGGTCAAAGCCATCAACGAAATTGCCGTCAAGCATGATGTGAAAATATGTACCTTTGGTCATGCAGGTGATGGAAATCTTCATCCTACAGTGGCAACGGATGCAAGAGACCAAGAGGAGATGGAAAGAGTGGAAGCGGCATTTGAAGATATTTTCGCAAAAGCAATCGAACTTGGTGGCACCATCACAGGAGAGCACGGAGTCGGTATGATGAAGGCACCATACTTAGAGTGGAAGCTTGGCACAGAAGGAGTCTCCGCCATGAAAGCCATCAAGCTTGCTTTTGACCCAAATAATATTATGAACCCTGGTAAAGTCTTTGCGAAGGAAGCAAGAAAACGGGTGGTGGTTTCAGGATGA
- a CDS encoding pyridoxamine 5'-phosphate oxidase family protein translates to MMSTDLKSKITAMFSDHHIGTLATIRRDRPYSRFMLFFHEELTLFCATNEHTHKIEDIKTNPHVHILLGMEGGSWSSPYVEIEAEASFENNNDYKQKFWNEKLSEWIKSPDDPNYLLLKLTPTTIRYFEKAGAAAEVWEG, encoded by the coding sequence ATGATGAGCACTGATTTAAAAAGTAAAATTACTGCCATGTTCTCCGATCACCACATTGGAACTTTGGCTACCATTCGACGAGATCGCCCTTATTCCCGTTTTATGCTTTTCTTCCATGAAGAGCTTACTTTATTTTGTGCGACAAACGAACATACGCACAAGATAGAGGACATAAAGACAAATCCTCACGTACATATTCTCCTAGGAATGGAAGGTGGCAGCTGGAGCAGTCCGTATGTGGAGATTGAAGCAGAAGCAAGCTTTGAAAATAATAACGATTATAAGCAAAAATTTTGGAATGAAAAGCTTTCCGAGTGGATCAAGAGCCCAGATGATCCTAATTACCTCCTGTTAAAACTTACCCCCACAACCATCCGTTATTTCGAAAAAGCAGGTGCAGCTGCTGAGGTTTGGGAAGGGTAA
- a CDS encoding YitT family protein codes for MLIRSLFYLIGLFVLSFGISLTIKSNMGAGAWDALNVGLSTTFGLTVGSWVFIVGIILIGVNAWLHKSRPDYLAIITIFLVGAFIDFWLIQVFPQWEPENFIMRLGILLAGMTIMAIGISAYLQSKFPVIPIDNLMLGIQNRLKVKMMTAKTIGEVCALIAALIFKGPIGIGTFIITFGIGPLIQIFFPRLENLYKKLRHES; via the coding sequence GTGCTTATTCGGTCTTTATTTTACTTGATTGGACTTTTTGTCTTATCCTTTGGGATTAGTTTGACCATTAAATCCAACATGGGAGCTGGTGCCTGGGATGCACTAAATGTGGGACTTTCTACGACATTTGGGCTAACCGTTGGGAGCTGGGTTTTCATTGTAGGGATTATATTAATCGGAGTGAATGCTTGGTTGCATAAAAGCAGACCAGACTATCTTGCAATTATTACCATATTTCTTGTTGGAGCTTTCATTGATTTTTGGCTTATTCAGGTCTTTCCACAGTGGGAGCCAGAAAATTTCATTATGCGCTTAGGAATCCTTCTTGCAGGGATGACGATTATGGCTATTGGAATCTCTGCGTATTTACAGTCAAAATTCCCTGTGATTCCTATTGATAATCTAATGCTTGGAATCCAAAACCGTTTGAAGGTCAAAATGATGACTGCCAAAACAATTGGGGAAGTCTGTGCGCTTATTGCCGCTCTAATCTTTAAAGGGCCTATTGGAATTGGAACCTTTATCATTACCTTTGGAATTGGTCCACTAATCCAGATTTTCTTCCCTCGTTTAGAAAATCTCTATAAAAAATTACGACACGAGAGCTAA
- a CDS encoding TIGR04104 family putative zinc finger protein — protein MNTPTCMQCKRQWNWKMAWRKMFTFKQEIICPLCGGTQYLTKKSRKKLAIYPFIVPFVNIPLIYYDVDIIVSAMVYLAVFLLLIFWMPNLYELSNENEPLW, from the coding sequence ATGAACACACCTACATGCATGCAATGTAAGAGACAGTGGAATTGGAAGATGGCGTGGAGAAAGATGTTTACGTTCAAACAAGAAATCATTTGCCCGCTTTGTGGAGGAACTCAATACTTAACGAAGAAATCAAGGAAGAAGCTTGCTATATATCCATTCATCGTTCCATTTGTTAATATACCACTAATATACTATGACGTAGATATTATTGTCTCAGCAATGGTTTATCTGGCGGTATTCTTACTACTTATTTTTTGGATGCCAAACTTGTATGAGCTAAGCAACGAAAATGAACCGCTGTGGTAA
- a CDS encoding YfkD famly protein has product MRLLQMLVVFFVSLGFTFGGVHAEETKVNDNKKKLEVPNSVLDISKDNTYPNPSQDVPYLQPSELSQELIDSSNVKIENPKLIKILNESNISPSPVAIGYRATIYLGQWPLSYESTETSVNWEYQKINTNYTDNRGGKAPQQLHYRQEQQKSVKGGLTSKVADAEDVKEMMMLKAMDKTKLPLSFQTIVGAGTKKDQVYNIPVKKLGYLYAYSPAVNEKGKVTYGEVYLVLKGKEMKIVVKNVTSQGIGAWIPVQDHVSFIFAASDRPR; this is encoded by the coding sequence ATGCGTCTTCTACAAATGCTAGTGGTCTTCTTTGTTTCCTTAGGATTCACATTTGGCGGTGTTCACGCAGAAGAAACAAAGGTGAACGATAATAAGAAAAAGCTTGAGGTGCCAAACTCTGTTTTGGATATTTCAAAGGACAATACGTACCCGAATCCATCACAGGATGTCCCTTATTTGCAGCCAAGTGAACTATCTCAAGAACTAATCGACTCTTCTAATGTAAAAATTGAAAACCCAAAGCTGATTAAAATATTGAATGAATCGAACATCTCTCCGTCCCCGGTTGCAATTGGGTACCGAGCGACTATCTATCTTGGTCAATGGCCTCTATCCTACGAGTCCACTGAAACGAGCGTGAACTGGGAATATCAAAAAATAAACACCAACTATACGGACAACCGTGGAGGAAAAGCTCCTCAGCAATTACATTACCGCCAAGAGCAGCAAAAAAGTGTGAAGGGTGGACTAACCTCTAAGGTTGCAGATGCTGAAGATGTAAAAGAAATGATGATGCTTAAAGCAATGGATAAAACGAAGCTGCCATTGTCGTTTCAAACTATAGTAGGTGCAGGGACGAAAAAGGATCAGGTTTATAACATTCCGGTCAAAAAACTAGGCTACCTTTACGCATACTCTCCTGCGGTAAATGAAAAAGGGAAGGTCACTTATGGGGAAGTATACTTAGTCCTTAAGGGCAAAGAGATGAAGATTGTGGTGAAGAATGTGACCTCGCAAGGAATTGGTGCATGGATTCCTGTGCAGGATCATGTAAGTTTTATTTTTGCAGCATCTGATCGTCCGAGATAA
- the yfkAB gene encoding radical SAM/CxCxxxxC motif protein YfkAB, producing MKTTILPPITPSYDPWEAYLDVQEYGQTELTNVEFTTTTLCNMRCEHCAVGYTLQPKDPKALPMDLLQKRLEEIPRLRSISITGGEPMMSMKSVNEYVVPLLKYAHERGVRTQINSNLTLDLARYEKIIPYLDVLHISHNWGTMDDFVEGGFAMMERKPTYEQRAKYFERMIENSRALTAAGVIVSAETMLNTRTLPHIENIHKQIVEEMHCQRHEVHPMYPSDFASGMEVLSLEEMRSAIHRLLDMRDENTWMLFGTLPFYPCSDNPEDLELLNRVYKAKNVTVRNDPDGRSRLNVNIFNGDVIVTDFGDTPPLGNIQDTDLPTAYARWKETSIAKELDCHCPAVACLGPNILVKNAYYPQVDFSLRETKITK from the coding sequence ATGAAAACAACAATCCTACCTCCAATTACACCTTCCTATGATCCATGGGAAGCTTATTTAGATGTGCAAGAATACGGTCAAACAGAATTGACGAATGTGGAATTTACGACAACCACTCTTTGTAATATGCGCTGCGAGCACTGTGCGGTTGGGTATACATTGCAACCAAAGGATCCGAAAGCTTTGCCGATGGACCTTTTGCAGAAGCGTTTGGAGGAAATTCCACGTCTACGTTCCATTAGCATTACCGGCGGCGAACCGATGATGAGCATGAAATCGGTAAACGAGTATGTTGTTCCTTTGTTAAAATATGCGCATGAACGTGGAGTGCGGACACAGATTAATTCTAACCTAACCTTAGATTTAGCAAGGTATGAAAAAATCATTCCTTATTTGGATGTTTTACATATTTCTCATAACTGGGGTACAATGGATGACTTTGTCGAGGGTGGATTTGCCATGATGGAGCGCAAACCAACCTATGAGCAGCGTGCAAAGTATTTTGAACGGATGATTGAGAATTCTAGAGCTTTGACTGCTGCTGGAGTGATTGTGTCGGCAGAGACTATGTTAAATACACGCACTCTTCCTCATATCGAGAACATTCATAAGCAAATTGTCGAGGAAATGCATTGTCAAAGGCATGAGGTGCACCCTATGTACCCAAGCGACTTTGCTAGTGGGATGGAAGTACTGTCGTTGGAAGAAATGCGCAGCGCTATACACCGCTTGCTTGATATGCGTGATGAAAATACGTGGATGCTGTTTGGCACTCTTCCTTTTTACCCTTGCAGCGATAATCCTGAAGATTTAGAGTTACTGAATCGTGTATATAAGGCAAAAAATGTTACGGTGAGAAATGACCCGGACGGCCGCTCACGTTTGAATGTGAATATTTTTAATGGCGATGTGATTGTCACGGACTTTGGTGATACTCCTCCGCTTGGAAATATTCAGGATACAGACCTGCCGACCGCCTATGCTCGTTGGAAAGAGACGTCGATTGCCAAAGAGCTTGATTGTCATTGCCCTGCTGTCGCGTGTCTTGGGCCGAATATTTTAGTGAAAAACGCCTATTATCCTCAAGTAGATTTTTCTTTGCGGGAAACGAAAATAACAAAATAA
- a CDS encoding SE1561 family protein encodes MGKATDNKDSQMDYLKNRLNMFLEVVDSLDPESTDVEDIDRLIEMLDDLEGKYNQFKKDW; translated from the coding sequence ATGGGCAAAGCTACAGACAATAAAGATTCCCAAATGGATTATTTGAAAAATAGATTGAACATGTTTTTAGAGGTAGTCGATTCTTTGGATCCAGAATCAACGGACGTAGAGGATATTGACCGCTTAATTGAAATGCTTGATGACCTTGAAGGGAAATACAATCAATTTAAGAAGGATTGGTAA
- a CDS encoding haloacid dehalogenase type II, with protein sequence MTATIKAYVFDVYGTLFDVHSVKEKCEEFFPNQGESISITWRKKQLEYFFLRQIMGNYEDFQKVTEAALKYALSEHNQQWTPEIEHSLMDAYLNLSLYPEVQHVLEKLQNKKLAIFSNGTANMLTPLAENAGIAHYFDHILSVDEIKQYKPSLASYNYALKTLGVKREEVLFLSSNGWDIAGAKNFGFHTAWINRNELPMETLNLKPDKTYKNLNDIMEW encoded by the coding sequence ATGACAGCAACCATCAAAGCCTATGTTTTTGATGTTTATGGAACACTTTTTGATGTTCATTCTGTAAAAGAAAAATGCGAAGAATTCTTCCCAAATCAGGGGGAAAGCATTAGCATAACTTGGCGTAAAAAACAGCTAGAGTATTTTTTCCTAAGGCAGATCATGGGGAATTATGAAGACTTTCAAAAGGTCACAGAGGCCGCCTTAAAATATGCATTATCGGAACACAATCAACAATGGACACCAGAAATCGAACATTCTCTAATGGACGCTTATCTGAACCTTTCTCTATATCCCGAAGTGCAACATGTTCTAGAGAAATTACAGAACAAAAAACTGGCCATTTTTTCAAACGGAACAGCTAATATGCTTACTCCATTAGCAGAAAACGCTGGGATTGCTCACTATTTCGATCACATTCTAAGTGTGGATGAGATTAAGCAGTATAAACCATCCCTAGCTTCCTACAATTACGCACTAAAAACGCTAGGCGTAAAAAGAGAAGAGGTATTGTTCCTGTCCTCAAACGGCTGGGACATTGCAGGTGCCAAAAATTTCGGCTTTCACACAGCCTGGATTAACCGCAATGAGTTACCAATGGAAACACTCAATCTAAAACCGGATAAGACGTATAAGAATTTAAACGATATAATGGAATGGTAA
- a CDS encoding ABC transporter substrate-binding protein: MKKLAWLIMGMLLLTACQGNSQQNEEEILQKDWSEVEKTADGSTVRVFMWGGDDGINRYIDEWAAPALKEAYNITLERVPMDTNEILQKLYNEKRAGKNEGTIDVIWINGENFKNAKENELLFGPILEKLPNAQEYVDLDSPDIQYDFGTEVEGMEAPWGKVQFVYFYDEEKVPNPPKSFDELAAWVKENPGKFTYPEANDFTGNAFLRQVMYEKLASPDQLLEEGYSEKLLEEKQESFWSYLKDLKPYLWREGKTYPSDLTALDRLYSQGEVWMTLGYNEARAESLIAEGNFPSSTRSFKMESGSLGNTHYLAVPFNSPNKEGAMAAINFFLSPDAQIAKYDPEYWGESISLDPQKLSEEDLARLEEFERGASVLSAEELGENILPEVDSGYVNWIKENWVDEVVRKK, encoded by the coding sequence ATGAAAAAGCTAGCGTGGTTAATAATGGGCATGTTGCTGTTAACAGCATGTCAAGGTAATAGTCAGCAAAACGAAGAGGAGATCCTTCAAAAGGATTGGAGTGAAGTGGAAAAGACGGCAGATGGATCGACGGTAAGGGTCTTCATGTGGGGTGGAGACGATGGAATCAATCGATACATAGATGAATGGGCAGCCCCTGCATTAAAGGAAGCGTATAATATTACCCTTGAAAGAGTGCCAATGGACACAAATGAAATTTTGCAAAAGCTATATAACGAAAAGAGAGCTGGCAAAAACGAGGGGACAATCGATGTAATCTGGATAAATGGAGAGAATTTTAAAAATGCCAAAGAGAATGAGCTTTTATTTGGCCCAATTTTAGAGAAGCTTCCGAATGCCCAAGAATACGTGGACTTAGATAGTCCAGATATACAGTACGATTTTGGTACAGAGGTGGAAGGAATGGAAGCGCCTTGGGGTAAGGTGCAGTTTGTTTATTTTTATGATGAAGAAAAGGTGCCAAACCCGCCAAAGAGTTTTGATGAATTAGCGGCATGGGTAAAAGAAAACCCTGGAAAATTCACTTATCCAGAGGCAAATGATTTTACGGGGAATGCATTTTTGCGTCAGGTTATGTACGAAAAGCTGGCATCTCCAGATCAATTGTTAGAGGAAGGGTATAGCGAAAAGCTGCTAGAGGAGAAGCAAGAAAGCTTCTGGAGCTATTTAAAAGATTTGAAGCCTTATTTGTGGCGGGAGGGGAAGACCTATCCTTCTGACCTGACAGCTTTAGACAGATTGTATAGTCAGGGAGAGGTTTGGATGACACTTGGCTACAACGAGGCGAGAGCAGAAAGCTTGATTGCTGAAGGGAATTTTCCTTCAAGTACAAGGTCGTTCAAAATGGAATCTGGTTCACTTGGAAACACTCATTATTTGGCTGTGCCTTTTAATAGCCCAAACAAAGAAGGAGCGATGGCAGCCATTAACTTCTTTTTATCGCCAGATGCACAAATTGCGAAGTATGATCCGGAATATTGGGGGGAGAGCATTTCGCTTGATCCACAAAAATTGTCCGAAGAGGACTTGGCGAGATTGGAAGAGTTCGAACGGGGAGCTTCTGTTTTATCTGCAGAGGAATTGGGAGAAAATATCCTTCCCGAAGTGGATAGCGGGTATGTGAACTGGATAAAGGAGAACTGGGTGGATGAAGTGGTACGCAAAAAATAA